One Prinia subflava isolate CZ2003 ecotype Zambia chromosome 8, Cam_Psub_1.2, whole genome shotgun sequence DNA window includes the following coding sequences:
- the G6PC1 gene encoding glucose-6-phosphatase catalytic subunit 1, which translates to MEANMNLLHDAGVRTTHWLQQHFQGSQDWFLFISYAADLRNAFFVLFPIWFHFSEAVGIRLIWVAVIGDWLNLVFKWILFGERPYWWVLDTDYYANSSAPEIQQFPLTCETGPGSPSGHAMGAAGVYYVMVTALLAAAGGEKQSRTLRYWVLWTVLWIGFWAVQVCVCMSRVFIAAHFPHQVIAGVFSGMAVAKTFQHIHFIYHASFHRYLGITIFLFSFTLGFYLLLWTFGVDLLWTLEKAQKWCSRPEWVHIDTTPFASLLRNLGILFGLGLALNSHMYQQSSRLKQGQQLPFRLGCVVVSLLLLHLFDAFKPPSHVQLLFYALSFCKSAAVPLATVGLIPYCLSQLLATQDKKAA; encoded by the exons ATGGAGGCCAACATGAACCTCCTGCACGACGCGGGCGTCCGGACCACGCACTGGCTGCAGCAACACTTCCAGGGCTCCCAGGACTGGTTCCTCTTCATCTCTTATGCCGCTGATCTCAGGAATGCTTTTTTTGTCCTCTTCCCCATCTGGTTCCACTTCAGTGAGGCAGTGGGCATCAGGCTCATCTGGGTGGCTGTAATCGGAGACTGGCTCAACCTCGTCTTCAAGTG GATCCTCTTTGGGGAGAGGCCATACTGGTGGGTCCTTGACACGGACTATTACGCCAACAGCTCTGCACCAGAGATCCAGCAGTTCCCACTCACCTGTGAGACTGGCCCTG GGAGCCCATCTGGCCATGCCATGGGTGCAGCAGGCGTGTACTACGTCATGGTGACGGCCCTCCtcgctgctgctgggggagagaaGCAGTCAAGGACACTCAGATACTG GGTGCTGTGGACAGTGctgtggattggcttctgggcAGTTCAGGTGTGTGTCTGCATGTCCCGAGTCTTCATTGCTGCTCACTTCCCCCACCAGGTGATCGCAGGGGTTTTCTCAG GGATGGCTGTGGCCAAGACCTTCCAGCACATCCACTTCATCTACCATGCCAGCTTCCATCGGTACCTGGGCATCACCATCTTCCTCTTCAGCTTCACCCTGGGTTTCTACCTGCTGCTGTGGACATTCGGCGTGGACCTGCTCTGGACGCTGGAGAAGGCACAGAAGTGGTGCAGCCGCCCTGAGTGGGTCCACATTGACACCACTCCCTTTGCCAGCCTCCTCCGTAACCTGGGCATCCTCTTCGGCCTGGGGCTGGCACTCAACTCCCACATGTACCAGCAGAGCTCCCGGCTgaagcagggccagcagctgccctTCCGCCTGGGCTGCGTCGTcgtctccctgctcctcctgcacctctTCGACGCCTTCAAGCCGCCCTCCCACGTGCAGCTGCTCTTCTACGCCCTCTCCTTCTGCAAGAGCGCGGCCGTGCCGCTGGCTACGGTCGGCCTCATCCCCTactgcctctcccagctcctggccacGCAGGACAAGAAGGCTGCCTAA
- the AARSD1 gene encoding alanyl-tRNA editing protein Aarsd1 yields MVFRCQRDSWARQFTTRVVSCRAAELRPEGGGEPVRGFQVVLEDTILFPEGGGQPDDRGLIGDVPVLRVTRRGPEAVHFVPTALEPGAEVVLSLDWERRFDHMQQHSGQHLISAIAEQMFGFKTTSWELGRQRSVIELDTPVVTAEQLEALEQSVNEKIRDRVPVTVRELPAGDPEIETVRSRGLPDDHVGPVRVVDIEGIDSNLCCGTHVSNLSDLQVIKLLGVEKGKKNKTNLIFLAGNRVLKSIEQSHNTEKALTSLLKNGPGEHVEAVKRLQSSVKLLQKNNLNLLRDIAVLIARDFKSKPAPKQLFVLHRKEGDSEFMNIIANEIGTEETLLFLTVGDEKEAGLFLLAGPVEAVENLGPRVAELLGGKGAGKRGRFQGKAAKMSRRGEVQALLQEFVSNQNPGA; encoded by the exons ATGGTGTTCCGGTGCCAGCGGGACAGCTGGGCCCGGCAG TTCACCACCAGGGTGGTGTCGTGCCGGGCGGCGGAGCTGCGGCCCGAGGGCGGCGGAGAGCCGGTACGCGGGTTCCAGGTGGTGCTGGAGGACACCATCCTCTTCCCCGAGGGCGGCGGGCAG CCGGATGATCGCGGCCTCATCGGGGACGTGCCGGTGCTGCGAGTCACCCGGCGGGGCCCCGAGGCCGTGCATTTCGTGCCGACCGCGCTGGAACCGGGCGCCGAAGTGGTGCTGTCGCTGGACTGGGAGCGCCGCTTCGATCACATGCAGCAGCATTCAG GACAGCATCTCATCAGTGCCATTGCAGAGCAGATGTTTGGATTCAAGACGACTTCATG GGAGCTGGGCCGTCAGCGCAGTGTCATCGAGCTGGACACCCCCgtggtgacagcagagcagctcgAGGCCCTGGAGCAGAGCGTGAACGAGAAAATCCGGGACAGGGTCCCTGTGACAGTGAGGGAACTGCCTGCAGGTGACCCTGAAATTGAAACA GTGAGGAGCCGGGGGCTGCCTGATGACCACGTAGGGCCAGTGCGGGTGGTGGACATCGAGGGCATCGACTCCAACCTGTGCTGTGGCACTCACGTCAGCAACCTGAGCGACCTCCag GTTATTAAACTCCTTGGcgtggaaaaagggaaaaagaacaaaaccaacttGATTTTCTTGGCGGGAAACAGAGTGCTGAAGTCAATCGAGCAAAGTCACAATACTGAGAAGGCTctaacctccctgctcaa aaatggaCCGGGTGAGCACGTAGAGGCTGTGAAGagactgcagagctctgtgaaaCTGCTCCAGAAG aataacCTGAACCTGCTTAGAGACATTGCTGTTTTGATAGCCCGGGACTTCAAGAGCAAACCTGCTCCAAAGCAGCTGTTTGTACTGCACAG GAAAGAGGGTGATTCTGAATTCATGAACATCATTGCTAATGAGATTGGGACAGAG GAAACCCTGCTATTCCTGACTGTGGGAGATGAAAAAGAAGCAGGACTCTTCCTTCTAGCTGGACCCGTTGAAGCAGTTGAAAATTTAGGTCCCAG GGTGGCAGAACTGCTGGGcgggaaaggagctgggaagcGCGGCCGCTTCCAGGGCAAGGCAGCCAAGATGAGCCGGCGAGGAGAAGTGCAAGCCCTGCTCCAGGAATTCGTTAGCAATCAAAACCCTGGAGCATAG
- the PTGES3L gene encoding putative protein PTGES3L, which yields MARQPAKTLWYDRPRYVYLEFCVEDSRDVKVTIEDHRLVFSCKNADGVEFYNEIDLYARVNSKDSREKRSDRSITCFMRKWKEKVAWPRITKENIKPAWLSVDFDNWRDWEGDEEVERAMVEQYAEMLEKVTEKGPPPAMDDLDDD from the exons ATGGCGAG GCAACCTGCAAAGACACTGTGGTACGACCGCCCGCGGTACGTGTACCTGGAGTTCTGTGTCGAGGACAGCAGGGACGTGAAGGTCACCATCGAGGACCACCGGCTGGTGTTCAG TTGCAAAAATGCAGACGGTGTGGAGTTCTACAACGAGATCGACCTGTACGCCAGGGTCAACTCCAAG GACTCACGGGAGAAGCGCTCTGACCGCTCCATCACATGCTTTATGAGGAAGTGGAAGGAGAAAGTGGCCTGGCCACGCATCACCAAGGAGAACATCAAG ccagcctggctctcCGTGGACTTTGACAACTGGCGAGACTGGGAAGGGGACGAGGAGGTGGAGAGGGCCATGGTGGAGCAGTACGCAGAG ATGCTGGAGAAGGTGACAGAAAAAGGCCCCCCGCCAGCCATGGACGACCTGGAT GATGACTGA
- the RUNDC1 gene encoding RUN domain-containing protein 1, with protein MEAESGSLGPGERWAPVGAVSAEEDEEEEDEEAAATGGESPQSVPRLRAERRRLHGALLALASHFAQVQFRLRQVARAGPAEQQRLLRDLEDFAFRGCPAPLADGLGAAPGEREKQEQIEVQKEKHRELILQLKTQLDDLETFAYQEGSYDSLPQSVVMERQRMIINELIKKLDMDLSEDFAKLSPEELRQRVDAAIAQIVNPARVKEQLVEQLKTQIRDLEMFINFIQDEVGSSGKAEDGQYDCGGSSKPSTRPSGNRVNPEDARRMQETGLQLMRRVLAVLQIFAVSQFGCATGQIPRTLWQKDQDNQDFSPLIEKLELSVERVRQLALKHQQAEHVICSSELQDIPLGGRDELTLAVRRELTVALRDLLAHGLYASSPGMSLVLAPIACLIPAFTPSPRTMHPWELFVKYYNAKNGQAFVESPARKLSQSFALPVTGAVVATPKQSLLAAIHTVLTEHGPFKRSADSELKALVCMALNEQRLVSWLNLICKSGALVQSHYQPWSYMANTGFESALTLLSRLSNLKFNLPVDLAVRQLKNIKDAF; from the exons ATGGAGGCAGAGAGCGGCTCGCTGGGCCCCGGCGAGCGCTGGGCGCCGGTGGGCGCCGTGTCGGCagaggaggacgaggaggaggaggacgaaGAGGCGGCGGCCACGGGGGGAGAGTCGCCGCAGTCAGTGCCGCGGCTGCGGGCCGAGCGGCGCCGGCTGCACGGGGCGCTGCTGGCGCTGGCCTCGCACTTCGCTCAGGTGCAGTTCCGGCTGCGGCAGGTggcccgggccggccccgccgagcAGCAGCGCCTGCTCCGCGACCTCGAGGACTTCGCCTTCCGCGGCTGCCCCGCGCCGCTTGCCGATGGTCTCGGCGCCGCTCCG GGCGAGCGAGAGAAGCAGGAGCAAATTGAGGTCCAGAAGGAGAAGCACAGAGAGCTGATCCTGCAGCTCAAGACACAGCTGGATGACCTAGAGACCTTTGCTTATCAAGAGGGCAGCTATGATTCTCTGCCACAGTCTGTGGTTATGGAGAGACAACGG ATGATTATAAATGAGTTGATAAAGAAGCTGGACATGGACTTGAGTGAAGATTTTGCAAAGCTCTCTCCAGAGGAGCTGCGGCAGCGGGTGGATGCTGCCATAGCACAGATTGTGAATCCAGCCAGGGTGAAGGAGCAGCTGGTGGAACAACTGAAGACCCAGATAAGGGACCTGGAAATGTTCATCAACTTCATTCAGG ATGAAGTTGGAAGCTCTGGCAAGGCAGAAGATGGCCAGTATGACTGTGGAGGCTCCTCCAAACCCAGCACCCGGCCTTCTGGGAACAGag TGAACCCAGAAGATGCCAGAAGGATGCAAGAAACGGGCCTGCAGCTCATGCGCCGCGTGCTGGCCGTGCTGCAGATCTTTGCTGTCAGCCAGTTCGGCTGTGCCACGGGTCAGATCCCTCGCACCCTCTGGCAGAAGGACCAAGACAACCAGGACTTCTCCCCCTTAATCGAGAAACTGGAGTTGTCGGTGGAGCGGGTGAGGCAGCTCGCCCTGAAACACCAGCAGGCAGAGCACGTTATCTGCTCCTCTGAGCTGCAGGACATTCCCCTGGGAGGCAGAGACGAGCTGACTCTGGCTGTGCGCAGGGAGCTGACAGTGGCTCTGCGGGACCTGCTGGCCCACGGGCTCTATGCCTCTTCCCCAGGCATGAGCCTGGTGTTGGCCCCCATCGCGTGCTTGATCCCTGCCTTCACGCCCTCGCCGCGGACCATGCACCCCTGGGAGCTCTTTGTCAAGTATTACAACGCTAAGAACGGACAAGCCTTCGTGGAATCCCCGGCTCGCAAGCTCTCCCAGTCCTTCGCCCTGCCTGTGACAGGAGCAGTGGTGGCCACCCCGAAGCAGAGCCTGCTGGCGGCCATCCACACCGTGCTCACGGAGCACGGCCCCTTCAAGCGCAGCGCGGACTCGGAGCTGAAGGCGCTGGTGTGCATGGCGCTGAACGAGCAGCGCCTGGTCTCGTGGCTCAACCTCATCTGCAAGTCTGGAGCTTTGGTTCAGTCTCACTACCAGCCCTGGAGCTACATGGCCAACACTGGCTTCGAAAGCGCGCTCACTCTCCTCAGCCGCCTCAGCAACCTGAAGTTCAACCTCCCGGTTGACTTGGCTGTTCGGCAGCTGAAAAACATCAAAGATGCTTTTTGA